In Rutidosis leptorrhynchoides isolate AG116_Rl617_1_P2 chromosome 2, CSIRO_AGI_Rlap_v1, whole genome shotgun sequence, one genomic interval encodes:
- the LOC139893610 gene encoding CDP-diacylglycerol--glycerol-3-phosphate 3-phosphatidyltransferase 1, chloroplastic/mitochondrial-like yields the protein MGSVNGDDKLVTENGRIMSTLSSENHRNVKSPSSKQNPANRLLTLPTILTIGRVAAIPVLVSTFYMNSRLGTTTTTIIFIAAAITDWLDGYLARKMNLGTAFGAFLDPVADKLMVATTLVLLCTKPPEAAKLGQWPWLLTVPSIAIIGREITMSAVREWAASQGSKLSGAVAVNNLGKWKTATQMTSLTILLAIRDQSFTELGLLGASGVGLLYVSAWLAVWSLVVYMKKISKVLLM from the exons ATGGGATCCGTAAACGGGGATGATAAATTGGTAACGGAAAATGGTCGTATCATGTCGACATTGTCGTCGGAGAACCACCGCAACGTAAAATCGCCGTCGTCGAAGCAAAATCCGGCGAATAGATTGCTGACGTTGCCGACGATTTTAACGATTGGTCGCGTTGCGGCAATTCCGGTGCTCGTTAGCA CTTTTTATATGAATAGTCGGCTGGGGACAACTACGACTACAATCATCTTCATTGCTGCAGCTATTACCGATTGGCTCGATGGGTATCTTGCACGAAAG ATGAACCTAGGAACCGCCTTTGGTGCATTTCTAGATCCGGTGGCTGACAAG CTTATGGTTGCTACTACGTTGGTCTTATTATGTACAAAACCGCCGGAAGCTGCTAAGCTTGGACAGTGGCCTTGGTTATTGACCGTACCATCGATCGCAATTATCGGCAGAGAG ATAACAATGTCTGCAGTGAGAGAATGGGCTGCTTCTCAGGGTAGTAAACTTTCAGGG GCTGTTGCTGTAAATAATTTAGGGAAGTGGAAAACAGCCACACAAATGACATCATTAACCATTCTTCTCGCCATTAGAGATCAAAG TTTTACAGAGTTAGGGTTACTGGGAGCATCTGGTGTTGGTTTACTTTACGTATCGGCATGGCTAGCTGTATGGTCATTGGTCGTGTATATGAAGAAGATATCCAAAGTATTGCTGATGTAA
- the LOC139893611 gene encoding protein RDM1-like yields MKSTLPVPLDISSDEDDKPSPSNGTKNLAGTKRPKLETAVIMPLKNVVTQEILIRSAKMYQDYMKQIPIPAQRGSVISFTSWSSLAKSMKQLYWQPLHYLTNVRVKEWDQMRSDDVINGEPLDTIIHPCKAETNIWLMEEVHRLTTCHQFLAKLWLANPMYNAFIDSVFPQL; encoded by the exons ATGAAGAGCACTTTACCGGTTCCTTTGGATATATCGTCAGATGAAGATGATAAACCTTCGCCATCTAATGGAACCAAAAACCTTGCTGGTACGAAACGACCAAAACTTGAGACTGCAGTTATCATGCCTCTCAAAAATGTAGTAACTCAAG AAATATTGATAAGAAGTGCAAAAATGTATCAAGACTACATGAAGCAGATCCCGATTCCAGCTCAACGTGGCTCAGTCATATCATTCACCTCATGGAGTAGTTTAGCGAAATCGATGAAACAATTGTATTGGCAACCGCTTCATTACCTCACCAACGTTCGTGTAAAAGAATGGGATCAAATGAGAAGTGATGATGTCATCAATGGTGAACCGTTGGACACCATAATTCATCCATGTAAAGCTGAAACTAATATTTGGCTCATGGAAGAAGTTCACAGGCTAACAACCTGTCATCAGTTTCTTGCTAAACTTTGGTTAGCCAATCCCATGTACAATGCTTTTATTGATTCTGTTTTCCCCCAATTATGA